A part of Paenibacillus sp. sptzw28 genomic DNA contains:
- a CDS encoding methylated-DNA--[protein]-cysteine S-methyltransferase yields MHPNTDPQIYWTLLNHEDWNMYIAATSSGLCYIGSQSKSFDELAKWVESRFPGTVLARNDEILQPYKAELIEYLQGKLTCFTISVDFRGTPFQLAVWNALCQIPYGQTRSYSDIAGHIRKPAAVRAVGAAIGANPLLITVPCHRVIGKNGALTGYRGGLEMKTRLLTLEKESSVFEGSILHA; encoded by the coding sequence ATGCATCCAAATACTGATCCGCAGATCTATTGGACATTGCTGAATCATGAGGATTGGAATATGTACATTGCGGCAACGTCCAGTGGGCTCTGTTACATTGGATCTCAGAGTAAATCGTTTGACGAATTGGCCAAATGGGTTGAAAGCCGGTTTCCGGGGACAGTCCTGGCCCGGAACGATGAAATTCTGCAGCCTTATAAGGCGGAATTAATCGAGTATTTACAAGGAAAACTCACTTGCTTCACCATTTCCGTCGATTTCCGCGGAACGCCGTTCCAGCTCGCGGTGTGGAATGCTCTTTGCCAGATACCATATGGGCAAACCCGGTCGTATTCGGACATTGCCGGTCATATCCGAAAACCGGCTGCGGTACGTGCTGTTGGAGCTGCTATCGGAGCAAATCCGCTTTTAATCACAGTACCATGCCACCGGGTAATCGGTAAGAATGGTGCGCTCACCGGCTATCGCGGAGGATTGGAAATGAAAACCCGGCTTCTGACGCTCGAGAAGGAAAGCTCGGTGTTTGAAGGGAGTATTCTTCATGCCTGA
- a CDS encoding bifunctional transcriptional activator/DNA repair enzyme AdaA, with protein sequence MTESERFTDERWQAIIRNDASYDGKFLYAVKTTGIFCRPSCKSRAPKRENVRIFQSADQAVSADYRPCKRCRPTGLKLPDMEWAAQIAKFIELNFSETITLATLADMCHGSPYHLHRTFKRVKGITPLEYVQQTRMAKAMEYLERSDKSIAEIALSVGMPNTPYFITLFKKINGHTPAEYRQLIRNKSIKGVLNHASKY encoded by the coding sequence ATGACGGAAAGTGAACGGTTTACCGATGAACGTTGGCAAGCGATTATTCGAAACGACGCCTCGTACGACGGCAAGTTTCTATACGCGGTCAAAACTACCGGTATTTTTTGCAGACCGTCCTGCAAGTCCAGAGCGCCCAAAAGGGAAAACGTACGCATATTTCAAAGTGCCGATCAAGCGGTTTCAGCCGATTACCGACCGTGCAAACGGTGCAGGCCGACCGGTTTGAAGCTGCCTGATATGGAATGGGCGGCACAGATCGCCAAATTCATTGAATTAAACTTCAGCGAAACGATTACACTTGCAACCTTGGCCGATATGTGTCACGGAAGCCCTTATCATTTGCACCGTACTTTCAAGAGGGTCAAGGGAATAACGCCGTTGGAATATGTTCAGCAAACGAGAATGGCCAAAGCTATGGAGTATCTGGAACGGTCGGATAAATCGATTGCCGAAATCGCATTGTCCGTAGGCATGCCGAATACACCTTATTTCATAACCCTGTTCAAGAAAATTAACGGACATACGCCTGCAGAGTACCGTCAGTTAATAAGGAATAAATCGATTAAGGGGGTTCTGAACCATGCATCCAAATACTGA